Proteins found in one Quercus robur chromosome 2, dhQueRobu3.1, whole genome shotgun sequence genomic segment:
- the LOC126708185 gene encoding beta-fructofuranosidase, insoluble isoenzyme CWINV1-like isoform X1 yields MEMSVLWSLALCFLLVGNGVHVEASNHTHRNLQSLPKEQPYRTAYHFQPLKNWMNGPMYYKGVYHLFFQHNPYAPVPRNIAWGHSISYDLVNWVHLEPAISPSEPYDINGCWSGSTTILPSGKPAILYTGVDLNNSQVQNLAMPKNASDPFLREWVKSPHNPLMSPVDDIDRSDFRDPTTAWQGPDKVWRVIIGGRINAIGMAFLYQSKDFVNWTRSNKPLHSSTKTGMWECPDFYPVRIYSQNGINNFAQDKFTKHVLKASFNGQDHYILGNYIPQTDNFSIEYDFMETGFDLRNDYGKFYASKTFYDSAKKRRILWGWVAESDTALDAIIKGWAGIQSFPRSIVLSANGRQLVQWPINEIEKLRTNNVSFESKELQQGSVFEVSGITASQADVEVSFDLPNLSETESIDPNQVDPQQLCSQKGASTNNGTVGPFGLLALASKDLTEQTAVYFRIFKRDGKHVVLMCSDQSKSSLREGLEKPIYGAFVNIDPNDRKISLRSLIDHSIIENFGGEGRTCITARVYPKLAIDKEARLYVFNNGTLNVRISKLNAWSMKRAQLVPYQKEMK; encoded by the exons ATGGAGATGTCTGTTCTTTGGTCTCTTGCCTTATGCTTTTTGCTGGTTGGTAATGGAGTTCATGTTGAAGCCTCAAATCACACTCACAGAAATCTTCAATCACTTCCAAAAGAGCAGCCTTACAGGACTGCCTACCACTTTCAGCCTCTTAAAAATTGGATGAATG GACCAATGTACTATAAGGGAGTTTACCATCTATTTTTCCAACACAATCCATATGCTCCTGTCCCGCGTAACATCGCATGGGGTCATTCAATATCATATGATCTTGTAAATTGGGTTCATCTTGAACCTGCCATTAGTCCATCAGAGCCTTATGACATTAATGGTTGCTGGTCTGGCTCAACTACAATCCTTCCTAGTGGAAAACCTGCCATTTTGTACACTGGTGTTGACTTGAACAATAGCCAAGTTCAAAACTTGGCAATGCCCAAGAATGCTTCTGATCCATTCCTAAGAGAATGGGTCAAATCACCCCATAATCCTCTAATGAGCCCAGTTGATGATATTGATAGATCCGATTTTAGAGACCCAACAACTGCTTGGCAAGGCCCAGATAAAGTATGGAGGGTCATCATTGGAGGTAGGATTAATGCCATAGGAATGGCATTTCTATATCAAAGCAAAGATTTTGTCAATTGGACTAGGAGTAACAAACCACTTCACTCATCAACTAAGACTGGCATGTGGGAGTGTCCAGATTTTTACCCTGTCAGAATCTATAGCCAAAATGGAATTAACAACTTTGCTCAAGACAAATTTACCAAGCATGTTCTCAAGGCAAGTTTCAATGGGCAAGACCACTATATATTGGGAAATTACATTCCTCAAACAGATAATTTTTCCATTGAATATGATTTTATGGAAACTGGATTTGACTTGAGGAATGACTATGGAAAGTTCTATGCTTCAAAAACGTTTTACGACAGTGCTAAGAAGAGGCGAATATTGTGGGGCTGGGTGGCTGAATCTGATACCGCATTAGATGCCATTATTAAAGGATGGGCTGGGATTCAG TCATTTCCTAGAAGCATTGTGCTTAGTGCAAATGGACGACAATTAGTGCAATGGCCGATCAATGAAATAGAGAAACTACGTACTAATAATGTGAGTTTCGAAAGTAAGGAGCTCCAGCAAGGTTCAGTTTTCGAAGTTTCCGGGATTACAGCTTCACAG GCTGATGTGGAAGTTTCATTTGATTTGCCAAATCTGAGTGAAACAGAGTCTATAGACCCAAATCAGGTTGATCCCCAACAGCTCTGTAGTCAAAAGGGAGCATCTACTAATAATGGCACAGTTGGACCATTTGGTTTGCTGGCTTTGGCTTCTAAGGACTTAACAGAGCAAACTGCAGTCTACTTTCGCATATTCAAAAGGGATGGAAAGCATGTTGTGCTCATGTGTAGTGATCAAAGCAA GTCTTCTTTGAGGGAAGGGCTTGAGAAACCAATCTATGGAGCATTTGTTAACATAGATCCTAATGATAGGAAAATATCATTAAGAAGCTTG ATAGATCATTCAATTATTGAGAATTTTGGTGGGGAAGGGAGGACTTGCATCACTGCTAGAGTTTATCCAAAATTGGCTATTGATAAAGAAGCCCGCCTGTATGTATTCAACAATGGAACTCTAAATGTAAGAATTTCAAAGCTTAATGCTTGGAGCATGAAGAGAGCTCAACTTGTTCCCTATCAAAAAGAGATGAAATAA
- the LOC126708185 gene encoding beta-fructofuranosidase, insoluble isoenzyme CWINV3-like isoform X2, protein MYYKGVYHLFFQHNPYAPVPRNIAWGHSISYDLVNWVHLEPAISPSEPYDINGCWSGSTTILPSGKPAILYTGVDLNNSQVQNLAMPKNASDPFLREWVKSPHNPLMSPVDDIDRSDFRDPTTAWQGPDKVWRVIIGGRINAIGMAFLYQSKDFVNWTRSNKPLHSSTKTGMWECPDFYPVRIYSQNGINNFAQDKFTKHVLKASFNGQDHYILGNYIPQTDNFSIEYDFMETGFDLRNDYGKFYASKTFYDSAKKRRILWGWVAESDTALDAIIKGWAGIQSFPRSIVLSANGRQLVQWPINEIEKLRTNNVSFESKELQQGSVFEVSGITASQADVEVSFDLPNLSETESIDPNQVDPQQLCSQKGASTNNGTVGPFGLLALASKDLTEQTAVYFRIFKRDGKHVVLMCSDQSKSSLREGLEKPIYGAFVNIDPNDRKISLRSLIDHSIIENFGGEGRTCITARVYPKLAIDKEARLYVFNNGTLNVRISKLNAWSMKRAQLVPYQKEMK, encoded by the exons ATGTACTATAAGGGAGTTTACCATCTATTTTTCCAACACAATCCATATGCTCCTGTCCCGCGTAACATCGCATGGGGTCATTCAATATCATATGATCTTGTAAATTGGGTTCATCTTGAACCTGCCATTAGTCCATCAGAGCCTTATGACATTAATGGTTGCTGGTCTGGCTCAACTACAATCCTTCCTAGTGGAAAACCTGCCATTTTGTACACTGGTGTTGACTTGAACAATAGCCAAGTTCAAAACTTGGCAATGCCCAAGAATGCTTCTGATCCATTCCTAAGAGAATGGGTCAAATCACCCCATAATCCTCTAATGAGCCCAGTTGATGATATTGATAGATCCGATTTTAGAGACCCAACAACTGCTTGGCAAGGCCCAGATAAAGTATGGAGGGTCATCATTGGAGGTAGGATTAATGCCATAGGAATGGCATTTCTATATCAAAGCAAAGATTTTGTCAATTGGACTAGGAGTAACAAACCACTTCACTCATCAACTAAGACTGGCATGTGGGAGTGTCCAGATTTTTACCCTGTCAGAATCTATAGCCAAAATGGAATTAACAACTTTGCTCAAGACAAATTTACCAAGCATGTTCTCAAGGCAAGTTTCAATGGGCAAGACCACTATATATTGGGAAATTACATTCCTCAAACAGATAATTTTTCCATTGAATATGATTTTATGGAAACTGGATTTGACTTGAGGAATGACTATGGAAAGTTCTATGCTTCAAAAACGTTTTACGACAGTGCTAAGAAGAGGCGAATATTGTGGGGCTGGGTGGCTGAATCTGATACCGCATTAGATGCCATTATTAAAGGATGGGCTGGGATTCAG TCATTTCCTAGAAGCATTGTGCTTAGTGCAAATGGACGACAATTAGTGCAATGGCCGATCAATGAAATAGAGAAACTACGTACTAATAATGTGAGTTTCGAAAGTAAGGAGCTCCAGCAAGGTTCAGTTTTCGAAGTTTCCGGGATTACAGCTTCACAG GCTGATGTGGAAGTTTCATTTGATTTGCCAAATCTGAGTGAAACAGAGTCTATAGACCCAAATCAGGTTGATCCCCAACAGCTCTGTAGTCAAAAGGGAGCATCTACTAATAATGGCACAGTTGGACCATTTGGTTTGCTGGCTTTGGCTTCTAAGGACTTAACAGAGCAAACTGCAGTCTACTTTCGCATATTCAAAAGGGATGGAAAGCATGTTGTGCTCATGTGTAGTGATCAAAGCAA GTCTTCTTTGAGGGAAGGGCTTGAGAAACCAATCTATGGAGCATTTGTTAACATAGATCCTAATGATAGGAAAATATCATTAAGAAGCTTG ATAGATCATTCAATTATTGAGAATTTTGGTGGGGAAGGGAGGACTTGCATCACTGCTAGAGTTTATCCAAAATTGGCTATTGATAAAGAAGCCCGCCTGTATGTATTCAACAATGGAACTCTAAATGTAAGAATTTCAAAGCTTAATGCTTGGAGCATGAAGAGAGCTCAACTTGTTCCCTATCAAAAAGAGATGAAATAA
- the LOC126708170 gene encoding beta-fructofuranosidase, insoluble isoenzyme CWINV1-like isoform X2 has product MEIYVLWAVGLCFLLVGDGVEVEASHQPYRNLQSLPREQPYRTAYHFQPPKNWMNGPMCYRGVYHLFYQYNPYAAVWGNISWGHSISYDLVNWVHLEPAINPSEPFEINGCWSGSTTFLSGEKPAILYTGADLKKRQVQNIAVPKNASDPLLIEWVKSPHNPLLTPIDDIDPDNFRDPTTAWQGPDKVWRVIVGSKIKGRGMAILYRSKDFVNWTRSNKPLHSSTKTGMWECPDFYPVRINSKNGVETSAQDIFTKHVLKASFKDCDHYILGNYTLKTDSFFVDTDFMDTGFDLRYDYGKFYASKTFYDSAKKRRILWGWVTESDNESDDIRKGWSGIQSIPRSIVLSRTGQQLVQWPIKEIEKLRTNKVSFDSKELKGGSIFEVSGITASQADVEVSFDLPNLNEAESIDPSWVDPQLLCSQKEASVKGTLGPFGLLVLASNDLSEQTAVFFRIFKRNDNYAVLMCSDQSRSSLRDGLDKTTYGAFVSMDPSDRKISLRSLIDHSVVESFDGEGRTCITARVYPKLAIDKEAYLYVFNNGTLSVRVSKLSAWSMKRAQIFPIKKRRKPQIN; this is encoded by the exons ATGGAGATATATGTACTTTGGGCTGTTGGTTTATGCTTTTTGCTGGTTGGTGATGGAGTTGAAGTTGAAGCCTCCCATCAACCTTACAGAAATCTTCAATCACTTCCAAGAGAGCAGCCTTACAGGACTGCCTACCACTTTCAACCTCCTAAAAACTGGATGAATG GACCAATGTGTTATAGGGGTGTCTACCATCTATTTTACCAATACAATCCATATGCTGCTGTGTGGGGTAACATCTCATGGGGTCATTCAATATCATATGATCTTGTTAATTGGGTTCATCTTGAACCTGCCATTAATCCATCAGAGCCTTTTGAAATTAATGGTTGCTGGTCTGGTTCAACTACATTCCTTTCTGGGGAAAAACCTGCCATTTTGTACACTGGAGCTGACCTCAAAAAACGCCAAGTTCAAAACATAGCAGTGCCCAAGAATGCTTCTGACCCTCTCTTAATAGAATGGGTGAAATCTCCTCATAATCCTCTACTGACTCCAATTGATGACATTGATCCAGACAATTTTAGAGACCCAACAACTGCTTGGCAAGGGCCAGACAAAGTATGGCGGGTAATCGTTGGCAGCAAGATCAAAGGTCGTGGAATGGCAATTCTATATCGAAGCAAAGATTTTGTTAATTGGACTAGGAGTAACAAACCACTCCACTCATCAACAAAAACTGGCATGTGGGAGTGTCCAGATTTTTACCCTGTCCGTATCAACAGCAAAAATGGAGTTGAAACCTCTGCTCAAGATATATTTACCAAGCATGTGCTGAAGGCAAGTTTTAAAGATTGTGACCACTACATATTGGGAAATTACACTCTCAAAACAGATAGTTTTTTCGTTGACACTGATTTTATGGATACTGGATTTGACTTGAGATATGACTACGGAAAATTCTATGCTTCCAAAACGTTTTATGACAGTGCTAAGAAGAGGCGTATACTGTGGGGCTGGGTGACTGAATCTGATAATGAATCAGATGACATAAGGAAAGGATGGTCTGGGATTCAG TCAATTCCTAGAAGCATTGTGCTTAGTAGAACTGGTCAACAATTAGTGCAGTGGCCAATCAAGGAAATAGAGAAACTACGCACCAATAAAGTGAGTTTTGATAGTAAGGAGCTCAAGGGTGGTTCAATTTTTGAAGTTTCAGGGATTACAGCTTCACAG GCCGATGTAGAAGTTTCATTTGATCTGCCCAATCTGAATGAAGCTGAGTCTATAGACCCAAGTTGGGTTGATCCTCAACTGCTCTGTAGTCAAAAGGAAGCATCTGTTAAAGGCACACTTGGGCCATTTGGTTTGCTGGTTTTGGCATCAAATGACTTATCAGAACAAACTGCAGTCTTCTTTCGcatatttaaaagaaatgaCAATTATGCTGTGCTCATGTGTAGTGACCAAAGCAG GTCTTCTTTGAGGGACGGGCTTGACAAAACAACCTATGGAGCATTTGTTAGCATGGATCCTAGTGATAGGAAAATATCATTAAGAAGCTTG ATAGACCATTCAGTTGTTGAGAGTTTTGATGGGGAAGGGAGGACTTGCATCACTGCTAGAGTATATCCAAAATTGGCTATTGATAAAGAAGCCTACCTATATGTATTCAACAATGGAACTCTTAGTGTTAGAGTTTCAAAGCTTAGTGCTTGGAGCATGAAGAGAGCTCAAATTTTTCCTATCAAAAAGAGACGAAAGCCACAAATCAATTAG
- the LOC126708170 gene encoding beta-fructofuranosidase, cell wall isozyme-like isoform X1: MEIYVLWAVGLCFLLVGDGVEVEASHQPYRNLQSLPREQPYRTAYHFQPPKNWMNGPMCYRGVYHLFYQYNPYAAVWGNISWGHSISYDLVNWVHLEPAINPSEPFEINGCWSGSTTFLSGEKPAILYTGADLKKRQVQNIAVPKNASDPLLIEWVKSPHNPLLTPIDDIDPDNFRDPTTAWQGPDKVWRVIVGSKIKGRGMAILYRSKDFVNWTRSNKPLHSSTKTGMWECPDFYPVRINSKNGVETSAQDIFTKHVLKASFKDCDHYILGNYTLKTDSFFVDTDFMDTGFDLRYDYGKFYASKTFYDSAKKRRILWGWVTESDNESDDIRKGWSGIQSIPRSIVLSRTGQQLVQWPIKEIEKLRTNKVSFDSKELKGGSIFEVSGITASQVTNFILISDSAYYDSSSFVYKFWFFSFSFFSPIKADVEVSFDLPNLNEAESIDPSWVDPQLLCSQKEASVKGTLGPFGLLVLASNDLSEQTAVFFRIFKRNDNYAVLMCSDQSRSSLRDGLDKTTYGAFVSMDPSDRKISLRSLIDHSVVESFDGEGRTCITARVYPKLAIDKEAYLYVFNNGTLSVRVSKLSAWSMKRAQIFPIKKRRKPQIN, encoded by the exons ATGGAGATATATGTACTTTGGGCTGTTGGTTTATGCTTTTTGCTGGTTGGTGATGGAGTTGAAGTTGAAGCCTCCCATCAACCTTACAGAAATCTTCAATCACTTCCAAGAGAGCAGCCTTACAGGACTGCCTACCACTTTCAACCTCCTAAAAACTGGATGAATG GACCAATGTGTTATAGGGGTGTCTACCATCTATTTTACCAATACAATCCATATGCTGCTGTGTGGGGTAACATCTCATGGGGTCATTCAATATCATATGATCTTGTTAATTGGGTTCATCTTGAACCTGCCATTAATCCATCAGAGCCTTTTGAAATTAATGGTTGCTGGTCTGGTTCAACTACATTCCTTTCTGGGGAAAAACCTGCCATTTTGTACACTGGAGCTGACCTCAAAAAACGCCAAGTTCAAAACATAGCAGTGCCCAAGAATGCTTCTGACCCTCTCTTAATAGAATGGGTGAAATCTCCTCATAATCCTCTACTGACTCCAATTGATGACATTGATCCAGACAATTTTAGAGACCCAACAACTGCTTGGCAAGGGCCAGACAAAGTATGGCGGGTAATCGTTGGCAGCAAGATCAAAGGTCGTGGAATGGCAATTCTATATCGAAGCAAAGATTTTGTTAATTGGACTAGGAGTAACAAACCACTCCACTCATCAACAAAAACTGGCATGTGGGAGTGTCCAGATTTTTACCCTGTCCGTATCAACAGCAAAAATGGAGTTGAAACCTCTGCTCAAGATATATTTACCAAGCATGTGCTGAAGGCAAGTTTTAAAGATTGTGACCACTACATATTGGGAAATTACACTCTCAAAACAGATAGTTTTTTCGTTGACACTGATTTTATGGATACTGGATTTGACTTGAGATATGACTACGGAAAATTCTATGCTTCCAAAACGTTTTATGACAGTGCTAAGAAGAGGCGTATACTGTGGGGCTGGGTGACTGAATCTGATAATGAATCAGATGACATAAGGAAAGGATGGTCTGGGATTCAG TCAATTCCTAGAAGCATTGTGCTTAGTAGAACTGGTCAACAATTAGTGCAGTGGCCAATCAAGGAAATAGAGAAACTACGCACCAATAAAGTGAGTTTTGATAGTAAGGAGCTCAAGGGTGGTTCAATTTTTGAAGTTTCAGGGATTACAGCTTCACAGGTAACTAATTTTATCCTAATCAGTGACTCTGCATATTATGATTCCAGTTCATTTGTATACAAATtctggtttttttctttttcttttttttctcccattAAGGCCGATGTAGAAGTTTCATTTGATCTGCCCAATCTGAATGAAGCTGAGTCTATAGACCCAAGTTGGGTTGATCCTCAACTGCTCTGTAGTCAAAAGGAAGCATCTGTTAAAGGCACACTTGGGCCATTTGGTTTGCTGGTTTTGGCATCAAATGACTTATCAGAACAAACTGCAGTCTTCTTTCGcatatttaaaagaaatgaCAATTATGCTGTGCTCATGTGTAGTGACCAAAGCAG GTCTTCTTTGAGGGACGGGCTTGACAAAACAACCTATGGAGCATTTGTTAGCATGGATCCTAGTGATAGGAAAATATCATTAAGAAGCTTG ATAGACCATTCAGTTGTTGAGAGTTTTGATGGGGAAGGGAGGACTTGCATCACTGCTAGAGTATATCCAAAATTGGCTATTGATAAAGAAGCCTACCTATATGTATTCAACAATGGAACTCTTAGTGTTAGAGTTTCAAAGCTTAGTGCTTGGAGCATGAAGAGAGCTCAAATTTTTCCTATCAAAAAGAGACGAAAGCCACAAATCAATTAG
- the LOC126708170 gene encoding beta-fructofuranosidase, insoluble isoenzyme CWINV3-like isoform X3 yields the protein MCYRGVYHLFYQYNPYAAVWGNISWGHSISYDLVNWVHLEPAINPSEPFEINGCWSGSTTFLSGEKPAILYTGADLKKRQVQNIAVPKNASDPLLIEWVKSPHNPLLTPIDDIDPDNFRDPTTAWQGPDKVWRVIVGSKIKGRGMAILYRSKDFVNWTRSNKPLHSSTKTGMWECPDFYPVRINSKNGVETSAQDIFTKHVLKASFKDCDHYILGNYTLKTDSFFVDTDFMDTGFDLRYDYGKFYASKTFYDSAKKRRILWGWVTESDNESDDIRKGWSGIQSIPRSIVLSRTGQQLVQWPIKEIEKLRTNKVSFDSKELKGGSIFEVSGITASQVTNFILISDSAYYDSSSFVYKFWFFSFSFFSPIKADVEVSFDLPNLNEAESIDPSWVDPQLLCSQKEASVKGTLGPFGLLVLASNDLSEQTAVFFRIFKRNDNYAVLMCSDQSRSSLRDGLDKTTYGAFVSMDPSDRKISLRSLIDHSVVESFDGEGRTCITARVYPKLAIDKEAYLYVFNNGTLSVRVSKLSAWSMKRAQIFPIKKRRKPQIN from the exons ATGTGTTATAGGGGTGTCTACCATCTATTTTACCAATACAATCCATATGCTGCTGTGTGGGGTAACATCTCATGGGGTCATTCAATATCATATGATCTTGTTAATTGGGTTCATCTTGAACCTGCCATTAATCCATCAGAGCCTTTTGAAATTAATGGTTGCTGGTCTGGTTCAACTACATTCCTTTCTGGGGAAAAACCTGCCATTTTGTACACTGGAGCTGACCTCAAAAAACGCCAAGTTCAAAACATAGCAGTGCCCAAGAATGCTTCTGACCCTCTCTTAATAGAATGGGTGAAATCTCCTCATAATCCTCTACTGACTCCAATTGATGACATTGATCCAGACAATTTTAGAGACCCAACAACTGCTTGGCAAGGGCCAGACAAAGTATGGCGGGTAATCGTTGGCAGCAAGATCAAAGGTCGTGGAATGGCAATTCTATATCGAAGCAAAGATTTTGTTAATTGGACTAGGAGTAACAAACCACTCCACTCATCAACAAAAACTGGCATGTGGGAGTGTCCAGATTTTTACCCTGTCCGTATCAACAGCAAAAATGGAGTTGAAACCTCTGCTCAAGATATATTTACCAAGCATGTGCTGAAGGCAAGTTTTAAAGATTGTGACCACTACATATTGGGAAATTACACTCTCAAAACAGATAGTTTTTTCGTTGACACTGATTTTATGGATACTGGATTTGACTTGAGATATGACTACGGAAAATTCTATGCTTCCAAAACGTTTTATGACAGTGCTAAGAAGAGGCGTATACTGTGGGGCTGGGTGACTGAATCTGATAATGAATCAGATGACATAAGGAAAGGATGGTCTGGGATTCAG TCAATTCCTAGAAGCATTGTGCTTAGTAGAACTGGTCAACAATTAGTGCAGTGGCCAATCAAGGAAATAGAGAAACTACGCACCAATAAAGTGAGTTTTGATAGTAAGGAGCTCAAGGGTGGTTCAATTTTTGAAGTTTCAGGGATTACAGCTTCACAGGTAACTAATTTTATCCTAATCAGTGACTCTGCATATTATGATTCCAGTTCATTTGTATACAAATtctggtttttttctttttcttttttttctcccattAAGGCCGATGTAGAAGTTTCATTTGATCTGCCCAATCTGAATGAAGCTGAGTCTATAGACCCAAGTTGGGTTGATCCTCAACTGCTCTGTAGTCAAAAGGAAGCATCTGTTAAAGGCACACTTGGGCCATTTGGTTTGCTGGTTTTGGCATCAAATGACTTATCAGAACAAACTGCAGTCTTCTTTCGcatatttaaaagaaatgaCAATTATGCTGTGCTCATGTGTAGTGACCAAAGCAG GTCTTCTTTGAGGGACGGGCTTGACAAAACAACCTATGGAGCATTTGTTAGCATGGATCCTAGTGATAGGAAAATATCATTAAGAAGCTTG ATAGACCATTCAGTTGTTGAGAGTTTTGATGGGGAAGGGAGGACTTGCATCACTGCTAGAGTATATCCAAAATTGGCTATTGATAAAGAAGCCTACCTATATGTATTCAACAATGGAACTCTTAGTGTTAGAGTTTCAAAGCTTAGTGCTTGGAGCATGAAGAGAGCTCAAATTTTTCCTATCAAAAAGAGACGAAAGCCACAAATCAATTAG
- the LOC126708195 gene encoding beta-fructofuranosidase, insoluble isoenzyme CWINV3-like, translating into MYYGGVYHLFYQYNPYGAVFGNRMIWAHSISYDLINWIHLNHAIEPTEPFDINSCWSGSVTILPGNRPVILYTGVDANNYQVQNLATPKNLSDPFLREWVKFSKNPIMTPPNGIKVNEFRDPTTAWKGLDGKWRVIIGSELNNHGIAILYRSEDFVSWTKYQHPLYISEETGMWECPDFYPVSINSTNGVDTSVQNPSVKHVMKASFNSHDYYTLGNYDSQMERFISESDFTGTSLDLRYDYGKFYASKTFFDNVKNRRILWGWVNESDSTEDDIEKGWSGLQSIPRRVWLDKSGKQLLQWPVEEIETLRDSQVSIHGKKLLSGAVFELSGITAAQADVEVFFEVPELEEAEFMDPTGVDPQLFCGKENASGNGRLGPFGLLTLASKDLTEQTAIFFRVFRGPSRYIVLMCSDQSRSSLRKEVDKTTFGAFVDIDPRLEKISLRSLIDHSIVESYGGEGRTCITTRVYPMLASDEGMHLYLFNNGSSSVVISRLDAWSMKRAKINGKESLRYRAT; encoded by the exons ATGTATTATGGGGGAGTTTACCATCTGTTTTACCAATACAATCCCTATGGTGCAGTGTTTGGTAATAGGATGATATGGGCACATTCTATATCATATGATCTAATTAATTGGATTCATCTTAATCATGCCATTGAACCGACTGAGCCATTTGACATCAACAGCTGCTGGTCAGGCTCTGTTACAATCCTTCCAGGCAATAGACCTGTTATCTTATACACTGGTGTTGATGCTAATAATTATCAGGTCCAGAACTTGGCCACACCAAAAAATTTATCTGACCCATTCCTCAGAGAATGGGTAAAATTCTCTAAAAATCCTATCATGACTCCACCTAATGGTATCAAGGTAAATGAGTTCAGAGACCCAACAACTGCTTGGAAGGGCCTGGATGGAAAATGGAGGGTAATCATTGGAAGTGAACTTAATAACCATGGAATAGCCATTCTATATCGAAGCGAGGATTTTGTGAGCTGGACTAAGTATCAACATCCACTTTATATATCTGAAGAAACTGGAATGTGGGAATGCCCAGACTTTTACCCTGTGTCTATTAACAGCACAAATGGTGTTGACACTTCAGTTCAGAATCCAAGTGTAAAGCATGTGATGAAGGCAAGTTTCAATTCCCATGACTACTACACGTTGGGTAACTATGACTCTCAGATGGAAAGATTTATTTCTGAAAGTGACTTTACGGGTACTAGTTTGGACTTAAGGTATGATTATGGAAAATTTTATGCTTCGAAGACATTCTTTGACAATGTCAAGAACAGGAGGATATTGTGGGGTTGGGTGAATGAGTCTGATAGCACCGAAGATGATATTGAGAAAGGTTGGTCTGGACTTCAG TCAATTCCTAGGCGAGTCTGGCTTGATAAAAGCGGAAAGCAATTGTTACAGTGGCCAGTTGAAGAAATTGAAACTCTACGTGACAGTCAAGTTAGTATTCATGGAAAGAAACTTTTAAGTGGAGcagtttttgaactttcaggtaTCACAGCTGCACAG gCCGATGTGGAAGTATTTTTTGAGGTGCCTGAACTAGAAGAGGCTGAATTCATGGATCCTACTGGGGTTGATCCCCAACTTTTCTGTGGTAAAGAGAATGCATCTGGTAATGGCAGATTAGGACCATTTGGTTTGTTGACTCTCGCATCAAAGGACTTGACAGAGCAGACTGCAATATTTTTTCGAGTATTCAGAGGTCCCAGCAGATATATAGTACTGATGTGTAGTGATCAGAGCAG GTCTTCTTTAAGAAAAGAGGTCGATAAAACCACATTTGGAGCTTTTGTTGACATCGATCCTCGCCTTGAAAAGATTTCGTTAAGGAGCTTG ATAGATCACTCAATTGTTGAGAGTTATGGAGGGGAAGGGAGAACTTGTATCACCACTAGAGTTTACCCCATGTTGGCTTCAGATGAAGGGATGCACCTGTATTTATTCAACAATGGGAGTTCAAGTGTGGTAATTTCAAGATTGGATGCTTGGAGCATGAAAAGAGCCAAAATCAATGGCAAAGAAAGTTTAAGGTATCGGGCAACGTAA